One Methanobacterium alcaliphilum DNA segment encodes these proteins:
- a CDS encoding glycosyltransferase family 4 protein, whose protein sequence is MKICIITEYFPQSENFEIKGGAEGCAFNESYQLSKNHDIIVLTSKEKNVASEYEINGIKVICCGKNRSYVQAGSFLNRLYFMKDAYKIGKTLDIDLVIGYNFITHPVAWKVSQKLNIPSVARYHDMWIGKWFKNMGITGLFGEILERYNLSRDFDLIVSVSQYTQKKLEKYFPKEKIAVVPNIVDFPPVKAEKFKKPTISCVARLVEYKKIDDLIRAMNILIKEFPDLQCKIVGTGPLENRHKTLTKELKIEKNVHFCGFIEKHNDVLKIIKGSSIFCLPSIVEGFGIVIVEAMGCNVPFVAAEIPPVMEASGKKGGLFFKGEDWKDLAEKIKYLLQNPEIYKELQNEGYVQSQKYKGENIAQELETLYLQLIEKKEEKLNKFCSFKNK, encoded by the coding sequence ATGAAAATTTGTATTATAACTGAATATTTCCCTCAAAGTGAAAATTTTGAGATTAAAGGAGGAGCCGAAGGGTGTGCATTTAATGAATCATATCAATTATCTAAAAATCACGACATAATTGTTTTAACATCTAAAGAAAAAAACGTGGCTTCAGAATATGAAATTAACGGAATAAAAGTTATTTGTTGTGGTAAAAACCGTTCTTATGTCCAGGCAGGCTCATTTCTTAATAGATTATATTTTATGAAAGATGCCTACAAAATAGGTAAAACACTGGATATCGATTTAGTAATTGGTTACAATTTTATAACTCATCCCGTGGCCTGGAAAGTTTCTCAAAAATTAAATATTCCGTCAGTGGCCCGTTACCACGATATGTGGATTGGAAAGTGGTTTAAAAATATGGGAATCACCGGATTATTTGGGGAAATACTGGAAAGATACAATTTATCCAGGGATTTTGATTTGATAGTCTCGGTCTCACAATATACTCAAAAAAAATTAGAAAAATACTTTCCAAAAGAAAAAATAGCGGTAGTGCCAAATATAGTGGATTTTCCCCCAGTGAAAGCCGAAAAATTCAAAAAACCCACTATTTCCTGTGTGGCCAGATTAGTAGAATATAAAAAGATAGATGATTTAATTCGTGCCATGAATATTCTAATTAAAGAATTTCCAGATTTACAATGTAAAATCGTAGGCACCGGCCCCCTGGAAAATAGGCACAAAACCCTCACTAAAGAATTAAAAATCGAAAAAAATGTGCATTTTTGCGGTTTTATTGAAAAACACAACGATGTGTTGAAAATTATAAAAGGATCCAGTATTTTTTGTCTTCCAAGTATCGTTGAAGGCTTTGGGATTGTGATTGTTGAAGCTATGGGTTGTAATGTTCCTTTTGTAGCTGCAGAAATACCTCCAGTAATGGAAGCTAGTGGAAAAAAAGGCGGTCTATTTTTTAAAGGTGAAGACTGGAAAGATCTTGCAGAGAAGATAAAATACCTTCTTCAAAATCCCGAAATATATAAGGAACTTCAAAATGAAGGATATGTCCAATCCCAAAAATATAAAGGAGAAAATATCGCCCAGGAACTGGAAACATTATATCTTCAATTAATCGAAAAAAAAGAAGAGAAATTAAATAAATTTTGCAGTTTTAAAAATAAATAA